DNA from Streptomyces sp. Edi4:
CCGCGCCGTGACCAAGGCGACCAACAGCGTGATCTGGCGCATCGCGGTGTTCTACCTCGGTTCGATCCTGGTGGTCCTGACGCTCCTGAAGTGGAGCGACCCCTCGATCGTCGCGGACGGCTCCTATGTGGCGGCCCTCAAGACGATCGGCATCCCGCACGCCGACCAGATCATGAACGTGATCGTGCTGACGGCGGTCCTGTCCTGCCTCAACTCCGGCCTGTACACGGCCTCCCGGATGGCGTTCTCGCTCGGTGAGCGCGGCGACGCGCCGAAGTCGTTCGCCCGCACCAACAAGCGGGGCGTGCCGCAGGTCGCGATCCTGTCCTCGGTCGTGTTCGGCTTCGTGGCGGTCTTCTTCAACTACGAGTGGCCCGACACCGTCTTCGCGTTCCTGCTCAACTCCTCGGGCGCGGTCGCCCTGTTCGTGTGGCTGGTGATCTGCTGCACCCAGCTGCGGATGCGCGGCATCATCCTGCGCGAGCAGCCGGAGAAGCTGACGGTGAAGATGTGGGGCTTCCCCTATCTCACCTGGCTGACGATCGGGATGATCTCCTTCGTCCTCGTCTACATGCTGTTCGACGACTCCGGGCGCGAGCAGGTGCTCTGGTCGCTGGCCGTCGCGGCGCTCGTCATCGTGATCGCGCTGGTCCGCCAGCGGGTGCTCGCCGAGCGCGCTCCCGTCGCCGCCGGCGTACGGGACGACGTCACAGCGGCATAGCAGCGGGGAAGGGGCGGCCCGGCGGAGCTTCGCGCCGGGCCGCCGGGATCATCGGGGCCCGAGCGGTCAGCGCAAGTTGAACTTCTCGGCCCAGGCGCCGACGTCGGCGGGCGTCACGTTGCCGCCGCAGACCACCAGGCCGAGCCGCGCGTCCTCGCCGACCCGCTCCAGCACCCGGCGGGCGGCGGGGAGCAGGCACCCGGCGGCGGGCTCGGCCCACACCTTCGCGTGCTCGGCGAGGTCGAGGGTGCCCCGCACGGCCTCGGCGTCGCTCACCGTCAGGACATCGGTGACCAGCGCCGAGACGTGCTCGTACGTGAGCTGCGAGGCGGTGGGGGCGCTCAGCGTCGAGACCACCGAGGACAGTTCGACCGGCACGGGACCGCCGGCGGCCAGGGCCTGCGACATGGCCCGCGCGCCGTCGGTCTCCACCCCCCAGATCCGTACGCCGGGGCGGCGCGCGCGCAGTGCGGCGGCGACGCCGGAGATCAGCCCTCCCCCGCCGATGCTGACCAGGACGTCCGTGAGTTCATCGGCGTCCTCGGCCAGCTCAAGACCGACCGTGCCCTGGGCGGCGATGACGACGGGGTCGTCGAAGGGGTGGACCAGGGTGAGCCCCTTGGCCGTGAACTCCTCGAGGAGCGCGAACGCGCCGTCCATGGAGTCGGCGAGGACGACATGGGCCCCGGCGCTCTCCGCGATGCCCACGGCACGGCTCGGAGCGGACCTCGGCATGACGACGGTCGCCTCGATGCCCAGGGCGCCGGCCATGACCGCCACCGCGATGCCGTGGTTGCCGCCGCTCACCGCCACGACCCCCGCGGCCCGTTCGCGCGCGCCGAGCCCGAGCAGTTTCGCCGTCGCCCCCCGCACCTTGAACGAACCGGTGCGCTGGAGCAGTTCCAGCTTCGCGGTGACCCGCGCGCCGAGGAGTGCGGAAAGGCCGGGACTGGCCACGGTCGGGGTCTTGATGACATGCCCGGCGATCCGCTCCGCCGCGGCTTCCACGTCCGCCACAGTGATCAGCACATTCGCCTCCGTTGCGTGATCCGGCCGGCAGTGACCGGACCCGCATCATCCCCCGGCGCGGTGGGGGGCGGTCGTCCGACGGTGGCTTTGGCCCCGGGAACGCCAAAGGGCCCGGCATCCGCCGGGCCCCTTCGCGTCGGAGAGATCAGCCCCGGCGGCCGACCAGCTTCCACGCGGCCGGCAGCAGGCCCATCGCCAGGGCGGCCTTCAGGGCGTCGCCGATGAGGAAGGGGGTCAGGCCCGCCGCGACGGCCGCGCTCAGGGACATGCCGGTCGAGGCGGCCAGGTAGGGCACGCCCACCGCGTAGATGATCCCCGAGCCGAGCACCATCATGCCCGCGGTGCGCGGGACCGAGCGGTCCGCGCCCCGGCGGGCCAGCGCCCCGACGACGGTGGAGGCGAGCAGCATGCCGAGGACGTAGCCGAAGGAGGCTCCGCCCGCGCCGGAGGTGCCGTTGGCGAACCAGGGCAGGCCCGCCATGCCGACCAGGGCGTACAGGGCCAGCGAGAGGAAGCCACGGCCGGCACCGAGGCCCGCGCCGACGAGCAGCGCCGCGAAGGTCTGGCCGGTGACCGGCACGGGCGAGCCGGGCACGGGCACGGCGATCTGGGCGGCGATCCCGGTGAGGGCCGCGCCGCCGACGACGAGCGCGATGTCCCGGGCGCGGACGCCCGCCTGTGCCAGGGAGGCCGAGAGCCTGGGCGAGGGCAGCAGGTCGGCGAGGACCGTTCCGGTACGGGGGGCGGTGGCGGACGCAGTGCTCATCGGGACTCCGGCAGGTGGTGGGAGGGCGGGACGTGCGGGGACATCGTGACGTTAGCCCACCCGATCTCCCGGGATCACCAGCAGCCGTCCACAAAGCGGGTGTTGACGCCGTGGTGGGGTCCGGACAAAGGACCGGCTTCAGGCGCCCTCCCGCGTGACCCTCATCACTCGGCCGACGGGCTCGGCTGCCCCTTTTGCGCCCGGGGTCGGGCCTGGGCGAGACTGTAGGTTCCCCATAAACCGAACGATACGAGCGCCATGCACGAGCCCTTGCCCGCCGAACCCCTCTCGCACGGGCTGAAGCAGCGCCATCTGACCATGCTCGGCCTCGGCGGGGTGATCGGCGCCGGGCTCTTCGTCGGGTCGGGCGCGGGGATCGCGGTGGCGGGCCCCGGCATCGTCGTGTCGTATCTGATCGCGGGCGCGATCGCGATGCTGGTGATGAGGATGCTGGGCGAGATGTCGGCGGCGATGCCCGCGTCGGGGTCGTTCTCGGTGCACGCCGAGCGGGCGCTCGGGCGCTGGGCCGGGTTCAGCGTGGGCTGGCTGTACTGGTTCCTGCTGGTGGTCGTGCTCGCCGTGGAGGCGACCGGCGCGGCGAAGATCGCGAACGGGTGGGCGCCCGGGGTGCCGCAGTGGGCCTGGGTGCTGATCTTCATGGTGGTGTTCACTGCCGCCAACCTGGCCTCGGTGAAGAACTTCGGGGAGTTCGAGTTCTGGTTCGCCGCGCTGAAGATCTTCGCGATCCTCGCGTTCCTCGTGCTCGGCCTGCTCGCGATCTTCGGGGTGCTGCCCGACACGTCGGCGGTGGGCCTGTCCAACCTGACCGGGCGGGGCGGCTTTCTGCCCGCCGGGGTGAGCGGCGTGGTCTCCGGGGTGCTCGCGGTGATCTTCGCGTTCGGCGGTCTCGAGGTCGTCACGATCGCCGCCGCCGAGTCCGACGACCCGGTGCGGGCGGTGGGGCGCGCGGTGCGCAGCGCGGTGTGGCGCATCCTCTTCTTCTATGTGGGCTCGATGCTGGTCATCGTGACGCTGCTGCCGTGGACGTCGATGAAGCCGGGCCAGAGCCCCTATGTCGCCGTCCTGGACGCGATCGGCATTCCCTCGGCCGGGCAGATCATGAACATCGTGGTGTTCGTTGCGCTGCTCTCGGCGCTCAACGCCAATCTGTACGGCTCATCGCGCATGATCTTCTCGCTGGCCGAGCGGGGCGAGGCTCCCCGGGGCCTGCTGAAGGTGTCCGGCGGCGGGGTGCCGCGCCGGGCGGTGCTCGCCTCGGTGGCCTTCGGGTTCGTCTCGGTCCTGCTGAACCTGAAGTGGCCCGACTCGGTGTTCCTCTACATGCTCAACGCGGTCGGCGCGGTGCTCCTGTTCGTGTGGGCGCTGATCGCGCTGTCGCAGTTGCGGCTGCGCCGCCGCATCGAGCGCGAGGCGCCCGAGACCCTGTCGCTGAGGATGTGGGCCTTCCCCTGGCTCACCCGGGCGGCGCTCGCCGCCATGGGCGCGGTGCTGGTCCTGATGCTGTTCGACGCCTCGGCCCGGCCGCAGGTGCTGTGGTCGGCGGGGGCGACCGCGGTGGTGCTCGTGGTGGCAGGGGTACGGGAGTTGCGCACGCGCCACGTGTGAAGCTTGCGTAAACAAATCGCGCCGATGCCTTCACTCTGTGTGAGTCGAGTGTCCGCATAGCGGTCGGGTGTTCCCTCTGAGCGGGGCCGCCCTAAGACTGTGGGCCCGTGCCGCCGCCCCGGTGGATCAGCTACTGAACAGGGCATGCCCATGTCTCGGACAACCGCGCCCGTGCAGGACGACAGCCAGTCAGCGACCGGCTCACCGCTCACCCACGGCCTCAAGCAGCGGCATCTGTCGATGATCGCTCTCGGCGGCGTCATCGGCGCCGGGCTCTTCATCGGATCCGGCACCGCGATCGCCGCGGCCGGTCCCTCGATCATTCTCGCCTACGCGATATCCGGCGCGCTGGTCATGCTCGTCATGCGCATGCTGGGGGAGATGTCGGCGGCCAATCCCGCCTCCGGATCCTTCTCGGTCCACGCCGAACGGGCGATGGGGCCGTGGGCCGGGTTCACCGCGGGCTGGGCCTTCTGGTTCCTGTTGTGTGTGGCCGTCGGACTCGAGGGCATCGGCGCGGCGGGCATCGTGCACGGCTGGCTGCCGGGCGTTCCGGAGTGGGCGCTGGTCGCCGTGTTCATGCTGCTGTTCTGCGGCACCAACCTGGCGGCCGTGAAGAACTTCGGTGAGTTCGAGTTCTGGTTCGCCGCGCTGAAGATCGGCGCGATCGTCCTCTTCCTCGCCATCGGCGTCCTCGCCATCATCGGCGTACTGCCCGACACCCACGCCCCGGGCCTGACCAACCTCACCGGCCACGGCGGCTTCATGCCCAACGGCAGCGAAGGCCTCATCGTCGGACTGCTGGCCTCCGTCTTCGCCTACGGCGGCCTGGAGACGGTCACCATCGCGGCGGCCGAGTCCGAACACCCCGTCCAGGGCGTCGCCAAGGCGGTGCGCACCGCGATGTGGCGGATCGCCATCTTCTACGTGGGCTCGATGGCGGTCGTGGTGACGCTCCTTCCGTGGACCGGCAAGGACATCGTCACCAAGGGACCGTACGTGGCGACCCTCAACCACCTCGGCATCCCGGCCGCCGGCCAGATCATGAACATCGTGGTGCTGGTCGCCCTGCTCTCGGCGATGAACGCCAACATCTACGGCGCCTCCCGCATGGCCGGTTCGCTCGTCGCGCGCGGCCAGGGGCCCAAGGTGCTCGGGAAGATCTCGGGCGGGGTGCCGCGGGTGGCGGTGCTCACCTCGTCCGCCTTCGGTTTCCTGTGCGTCCTGCTCAGCTACTGGCGTCCCGACGACATCTTCCAGTGGCTCCTGAACACCATCGGCGCGATCATCCTCGTCGTCTGGTTCTTCATCGCCGCCTCCCAGTTGCTGCTGCGGCGCCGCACCGAGAGCGAGACTCCGGAGAAGCTGGTCGTGAAGATGTGGCTCTACCCCTGGCTCACCTATCTCGCCCTGCTCGGCATGGCGGTGGTCTTCGTCCTGATGGCCCGTGAGGACGGCACGCGCGTACAGCTCTACTACACCGGCGGCCTCACGGTGGTCCTCGCGGTCATCGGCTACATCCGCCAGCGCACGTCGACCGCCGCCCCTCTCGACGCCTGACCTGCGCCGCCCCCACCCACCGCCACCACCTTGCTCAACTGTCCTGCGTCCCCGGGTCCTACGCCCCGGGACGCAGGACTTTTTGCTGAGGTCACCCTTGGCTGCGGCCCCGCATTGCTGCTGGTAGCGTGCACTTGCGCATCAATTGCAATAAGCATGTGCGGTGAGCAGACAGCATGTGCAGTGAGCAGCCGGAGGGCTCGGACATGGCCATTTACACGCTTCCTGAACTTCCGTACGACTACGCGGCGCTCGAACCCGTCATCAGCCCGGAGATCATCGAGCTGCACCACGACAAGCACCACGCGGCGTATGTGAAGGGCGCGAACGACACCCTGGAGCAGCTCGCGGAGGCTCGCGACAAGGATGCCTGGGGCGCGATCAACGGCCTGGAGAAGAACCTCGCGTTCCACCTCTCCGGCCACATCCTGCACTCCATCTACTGGCACAACATGACCGGTGACGGCGGCGGTGAGCCCCTGGAGAAGGACGGCACCGGCGAGCTCGCCGACGCCATCGCCGAGTCCTTCGGCTCCTTCGCCAAGTTCAAGGCCCAGCTGACCAAGGCGTCGGCCACGACGCAGGGTTCGGGCTGGGGCGTGCTCGCGTACGAGCCCATCAGCGGGCGTCTGGTGGTCGAGCAGATCT
Protein-coding regions in this window:
- a CDS encoding threonine/serine dehydratase, which produces MITVADVEAAAERIAGHVIKTPTVASPGLSALLGARVTAKLELLQRTGSFKVRGATAKLLGLGARERAAGVVAVSGGNHGIAVAVMAGALGIEATVVMPRSAPSRAVGIAESAGAHVVLADSMDGAFALLEEFTAKGLTLVHPFDDPVVIAAQGTVGLELAEDADELTDVLVSIGGGGLISGVAAALRARRPGVRIWGVETDGARAMSQALAAGGPVPVELSSVVSTLSAPTASQLTYEHVSALVTDVLTVSDAEAVRGTLDLAEHAKVWAEPAAGCLLPAARRVLERVGEDARLGLVVCGGNVTPADVGAWAEKFNLR
- a CDS encoding amino acid permease; this translates as MHEPLPAEPLSHGLKQRHLTMLGLGGVIGAGLFVGSGAGIAVAGPGIVVSYLIAGAIAMLVMRMLGEMSAAMPASGSFSVHAERALGRWAGFSVGWLYWFLLVVVLAVEATGAAKIANGWAPGVPQWAWVLIFMVVFTAANLASVKNFGEFEFWFAALKIFAILAFLVLGLLAIFGVLPDTSAVGLSNLTGRGGFLPAGVSGVVSGVLAVIFAFGGLEVVTIAAAESDDPVRAVGRAVRSAVWRILFFYVGSMLVIVTLLPWTSMKPGQSPYVAVLDAIGIPSAGQIMNIVVFVALLSALNANLYGSSRMIFSLAERGEAPRGLLKVSGGGVPRRAVLASVAFGFVSVLLNLKWPDSVFLYMLNAVGAVLLFVWALIALSQLRLRRRIEREAPETLSLRMWAFPWLTRAALAAMGAVLVLMLFDASARPQVLWSAGATAVVLVVAGVRELRTRHV
- a CDS encoding biotin transporter BioY; amino-acid sequence: MSTASATAPRTGTVLADLLPSPRLSASLAQAGVRARDIALVVGGAALTGIAAQIAVPVPGSPVPVTGQTFAALLVGAGLGAGRGFLSLALYALVGMAGLPWFANGTSGAGGASFGYVLGMLLASTVVGALARRGADRSVPRTAGMMVLGSGIIYAVGVPYLAASTGMSLSAAVAAGLTPFLIGDALKAALAMGLLPAAWKLVGRRG
- a CDS encoding superoxide dismutase, which gives rise to MAIYTLPELPYDYAALEPVISPEIIELHHDKHHAAYVKGANDTLEQLAEARDKDAWGAINGLEKNLAFHLSGHILHSIYWHNMTGDGGGEPLEKDGTGELADAIAESFGSFAKFKAQLTKASATTQGSGWGVLAYEPISGRLVVEQIYDHQGNVGQGSTPILVFDAWEHAFYLQYKNQKVDFIEAMWRVVNWQDVAKRYVAAKQAGNNLILAP
- a CDS encoding amino acid permease encodes the protein MSRTTAPVQDDSQSATGSPLTHGLKQRHLSMIALGGVIGAGLFIGSGTAIAAAGPSIILAYAISGALVMLVMRMLGEMSAANPASGSFSVHAERAMGPWAGFTAGWAFWFLLCVAVGLEGIGAAGIVHGWLPGVPEWALVAVFMLLFCGTNLAAVKNFGEFEFWFAALKIGAIVLFLAIGVLAIIGVLPDTHAPGLTNLTGHGGFMPNGSEGLIVGLLASVFAYGGLETVTIAAAESEHPVQGVAKAVRTAMWRIAIFYVGSMAVVVTLLPWTGKDIVTKGPYVATLNHLGIPAAGQIMNIVVLVALLSAMNANIYGASRMAGSLVARGQGPKVLGKISGGVPRVAVLTSSAFGFLCVLLSYWRPDDIFQWLLNTIGAIILVVWFFIAASQLLLRRRTESETPEKLVVKMWLYPWLTYLALLGMAVVFVLMAREDGTRVQLYYTGGLTVVLAVIGYIRQRTSTAAPLDA